From a region of the Posidoniimonas polymericola genome:
- a CDS encoding DUF11 domain-containing protein → MKPRTPQSALPLVLAALAVATLTGCAMNGLPRIDPSGERFFIWPDSQPVVGPLASPGAVIAPPGGNATLPPVGSAGTTASTGPSCPLCPLCPLGCPLGGLFDDKTVIGPVAGGPPPVEPTNRVTLTPGRVLAPVGSEVVLRAGVCGKDGYLLTNRKVEWMIDQEGVGQFAEIGDAGQRDFMRYPWSTPKKINNTYAVGYTSPVHTCLRRGTADPADDLQINDGEAWVSITSPSEGTSYITAYAPNEDNWNARRAQATIYWVDAQWRLPPSAVIAAGQPHVLATTITRQTDGAPLAGWIVRYEVADGTGARLGYDAGQVSEVTSDNRGVAQVEVTPTDAQPGSSRIRITVVRPEQAGIASSPRLDVGAGEATITWSNTAAGTQPLFPPVTPQLPATPPAFPQQPTEPNPRPQLPPDNEPPIGIEPPGRPDLEVRVQKITPDPIKVGQEVTYNIVIRNIGDGVARNVRLFDVFDPGLASPQDGERVGRIDSKDNIKDIAPTGTREIPLTFDVLTAGEHWHEVTVKADGGVDAFYKADFTAIDDQPVAAAVTMQTDIAPVRPTVGDEVRFKIVLENTSNVPATNLRLEIAPDPALRVTGILPENLSNVTQALTTGGAITPLGTLAAGQKVTIRYGCNANMATQIGNPAEITAFLKGDGISLAGREQIEILPAAAAPPAAAPLGVSVQTSANPIRRNGQADVTVTLTNNTAQPLLGVNVDIRIPPQLSPRPLVADTPIGTALIAQQPFLRLSPAIASLAPGGKATIRVPYDAVNPGQGAVEARGTWQGGTAPSDGRVIVTVEP, encoded by the coding sequence ATGAAGCCCCGAACTCCCCAATCCGCTCTCCCCCTAGTGCTGGCCGCCCTGGCGGTCGCCACGCTGACGGGCTGCGCTATGAACGGGTTGCCGCGGATCGACCCGTCTGGCGAGCGGTTCTTTATCTGGCCCGACAGCCAGCCGGTGGTGGGGCCGCTGGCCTCGCCCGGGGCGGTGATCGCCCCGCCGGGCGGCAACGCCACGCTGCCGCCGGTCGGCTCCGCCGGGACCACCGCCTCGACCGGGCCGAGCTGCCCGCTTTGTCCGCTGTGCCCGCTCGGCTGCCCGCTGGGCGGCTTATTCGATGACAAGACCGTGATCGGCCCGGTGGCGGGCGGACCGCCGCCGGTCGAGCCGACCAACCGGGTCACCCTCACGCCAGGTCGCGTGCTCGCGCCGGTGGGCAGCGAGGTAGTGCTCCGCGCCGGCGTCTGCGGCAAGGACGGCTACCTGCTGACCAACCGCAAGGTTGAATGGATGATCGACCAGGAGGGCGTCGGGCAGTTCGCCGAGATCGGCGACGCCGGCCAGCGCGACTTCATGCGTTACCCCTGGAGCACGCCGAAGAAGATCAACAACACCTACGCTGTGGGCTACACCTCGCCGGTGCACACCTGCCTGCGACGCGGCACCGCCGACCCGGCCGACGACCTGCAGATCAACGACGGCGAGGCCTGGGTGAGCATCACGAGCCCGTCGGAGGGGACTAGCTACATCACGGCCTACGCGCCGAACGAAGACAACTGGAACGCCCGCCGCGCGCAGGCCACGATCTACTGGGTCGACGCGCAGTGGCGGCTGCCGCCGTCGGCCGTGATCGCCGCCGGGCAGCCCCATGTCCTGGCGACCACCATCACCCGCCAGACCGATGGCGCCCCGCTCGCCGGCTGGATCGTCCGCTACGAGGTCGCCGACGGCACGGGCGCCCGGCTCGGCTACGACGCCGGGCAAGTCTCGGAGGTCACATCGGACAACCGCGGCGTCGCGCAGGTCGAGGTCACCCCGACCGACGCCCAGCCCGGTTCGTCGCGGATCCGGATCACGGTGGTGCGTCCCGAGCAGGCCGGCATCGCGTCGAGCCCGCGGCTGGACGTCGGCGCCGGCGAGGCGACCATCACCTGGTCGAACACCGCCGCGGGCACGCAGCCGCTGTTCCCGCCGGTCACGCCGCAACTGCCAGCGACGCCGCCCGCGTTCCCCCAGCAACCGACCGAGCCCAACCCGCGTCCCCAGCTGCCGCCGGACAACGAGCCCCCCATCGGCATCGAGCCCCCCGGCCGCCCGGACCTAGAGGTGAGGGTTCAGAAGATCACGCCCGACCCGATCAAGGTGGGCCAAGAAGTGACCTACAACATCGTCATCCGCAACATCGGCGACGGCGTGGCCCGCAACGTGCGTCTGTTCGACGTGTTCGACCCCGGGCTCGCCAGCCCGCAAGACGGGGAACGCGTGGGGCGGATCGACTCCAAAGACAACATCAAGGACATTGCGCCGACAGGAACTCGCGAGATTCCCCTCACCTTCGATGTGCTCACCGCCGGCGAGCATTGGCACGAGGTGACCGTGAAGGCCGATGGCGGAGTCGACGCGTTTTACAAGGCCGACTTCACCGCGATCGACGACCAGCCGGTTGCCGCCGCGGTCACGATGCAGACCGACATCGCGCCTGTGCGTCCCACCGTGGGCGACGAGGTGCGATTCAAGATCGTCCTCGAAAACACCTCCAACGTGCCAGCGACCAACCTGCGGCTCGAGATTGCCCCCGACCCCGCATTGAGGGTCACCGGAATCCTGCCGGAGAACCTCAGCAACGTCACGCAGGCATTGACCACGGGCGGTGCGATCACTCCGCTCGGCACGCTGGCCGCGGGGCAGAAGGTCACGATCCGCTACGGCTGCAACGCCAACATGGCGACCCAAATCGGCAACCCGGCCGAGATCACCGCCTTCCTCAAGGGCGACGGCATCAGCCTGGCGGGCCGCGAGCAGATCGAGATCCTGCCGGCGGCCGCCGCGCCCCCGGCGGCCGCGCCGCTGGGCGTGTCGGTCCAGACCTCGGCGAACCCCATCCGGCGGAATGGCCAGGCCGACGTAACCGTCACGCTGACCAACAACACGGCCCAGCCGCTGTTGGGGGTGAACGTCGACATCCGCATCCCGCCGCAGCTCTCGCCGCGGCCGCTGGTGGCCGACACGCCGATCGGCACAGCGCTGATCGCCCAGCAGCCGTTCCTGCGGCTCAGCCCGGCCATCGCCTCGCTCGCGCCCGGCGGCAAGGCGACCATCCGCGTCCCGTACGACGCGGTGAACCCAGGGCAGGGCGCGGTAGAAGCCCGCGGCACGTGGCAGGGCGGCACGGCGCCGTCCGATGGCCGCGTGATCGTCACGGTCGAGCCGTAG
- a CDS encoding DNA polymerase ligase N-terminal domain-containing protein, whose translation MPRYVLLRHECPPDYRVGSHWDLMLERDGVLLTWSLPRLPARWGGSSGDEIEAERLPDHRLAYLDYEGPVSGSRGEVRRVVAGEFTWMSCDEQRVEAELASGKITLNNSGSTWQLRVTS comes from the coding sequence ATGCCCCGCTACGTCCTCCTCCGCCACGAGTGCCCCCCCGACTACCGCGTCGGTTCGCACTGGGACTTGATGCTCGAGCGCGACGGCGTGCTGCTCACTTGGTCGCTGCCGAGGTTGCCCGCGCGGTGGGGAGGCAGTTCGGGAGACGAAATCGAAGCCGAGCGGCTCCCCGATCACCGGCTGGCGTACCTAGACTACGAGGGCCCGGTGAGCGGCAGCCGCGGCGAGGTGCGCCGTGTCGTCGCGGGGGAATTCACTTGGATGAGCTGCGACGAGCAAAGAGTCGAAGCCGAGCTAGCCAGCGGCAAGATCACACTGAACAACAGCGGTTCGACTTGGCAACTAAGGGTGACGAGCTAA
- a CDS encoding ABC transporter ATP-binding protein, with product MSTTSPTLADFLPTADAPPAKPRAKSTGPVILSSHDLHRTYRKGDVKTPVLQGVDFEVRKGELVAIVGQSGSGKSTLLHLLATLDRPDAGEVRFEGNRIDNLPGEGKNILRNRHIGMIFQAYHLVPELTAIENVLSPAMIRYSTLGYWRNRKQLRQRAEQLMETVELSHRLNHKPRELSGGEMQRVAIARALMSEPRLLLADEPTGNLDQNTGEEILRLLERLNEEQQLTIVLVTHDLRIADRAHRIVTLVDGRVQGGSLAAA from the coding sequence ATGAGCACTACCAGCCCCACGCTCGCCGACTTCCTGCCGACCGCCGACGCCCCGCCGGCCAAGCCGCGGGCCAAGTCGACCGGTCCGGTCATCCTGTCGTCGCACGACCTCCACCGCACCTACCGCAAGGGCGACGTCAAGACGCCCGTGCTGCAGGGGGTCGACTTCGAGGTCCGCAAGGGCGAGCTCGTAGCGATCGTCGGCCAGTCGGGCAGCGGCAAGAGCACGCTGCTGCACCTGCTCGCCACGCTCGACCGGCCCGACGCCGGCGAGGTCCGTTTCGAGGGCAACCGCATCGACAACCTGCCGGGCGAGGGGAAGAACATCCTCCGCAACCGCCACATCGGCATGATCTTCCAGGCGTACCATTTGGTGCCGGAGCTGACCGCGATCGAGAACGTGCTGTCGCCGGCGATGATCCGCTACAGCACCCTTGGCTATTGGCGCAACCGGAAGCAGCTCCGCCAGCGGGCCGAGCAGCTGATGGAGACCGTCGAGCTGTCGCACCGCCTAAACCACAAGCCGCGCGAGCTGTCGGGCGGCGAGATGCAGCGGGTCGCGATCGCGCGTGCGCTGATGAGCGAGCCGCGGCTGCTGTTGGCCGACGAGCCGACCGGCAACCTCGACCAGAACACGGGCGAGGAGATCCTGCGGCTGCTGGAGCGGCTCAACGAAGAGCAGCAGCTGACAATCGTCCTCGTCACGCACGACCTGCGGATCGCTGATCGGGCGCACCGCATCGTCACGCTGGTCGATGGCCGTGTGCAGGGCGGTTCGCTGGCGGCGGCTTAG